A DNA window from Mesoplasma coleopterae contains the following coding sequences:
- a CDS encoding YneF family protein: protein MLFTTEFSAGGLAGMLIGVILGAIILGAIIGFFITRAMVKKQLKDNPPVTEKQIRAMYMSMGRKPSEADIKKTMRAMQQAKK from the coding sequence ATATTATTTACAACAGAATTTTCAGCAGGAGGATTAGCAGGAATGTTAATCGGAGTTATCTTAGGAGCAATCATCTTAGGAGCAATCATTGGCTTTTTCATTACTAGAGCAATGGTTAAAAAACAATTAAAAGACAACCCGCCTGTTACAGAAAAACAAATTCGTGCAATGTACATGAGTATGGGAAGAAAACCAAGTGAAGCAGACATTAAAAAAACAATGCGTGCAATGCAACAAGCTAAAAAATAA
- the tkt gene encoding transketolase: MINKNNNNLNALRILGVSAINKANSGHPGIVLGAAPVVYTLFNKIMKHNPKNPKWFDRDRFVLSAGHGSALLYSALHLAGYNLSMDEIKNFRQWNSKTPGHPESHLTEGVDVTTGPLGQGVAMGVGLAIAESHTASVYNQSGINLVDHHTFVLCGDGDLQEGVAQESISLAGRLKLNKLILIHDSNDIQLDDKVEKAQSENMHERFKAAQWNTLKVTDGEDLVAIEKAINDAKLSEKPTYIEVKTIIGIGASKQGTSAVHGAPIGADIETVKNVFEWKYNDFEIPTEVYAHWNENISKNLSIEEKWNQELDKLKVVNRELWKQFTDAINKEINFDFEALKGKTPEKAEATRVSSGNIWDSINAQVKFLIGGSADLVSSTRIKGADGQFDVDNRSGRNILYGVREFAMGAINNGIHQHGGLIPFSSGFFVFSDYMKPAMRLSSIMNTQQLFIFTHDSVAVGEDGPTHQPIEQLAMIRSIPNHITFRPADYAETLASYKIALQDLKSCPSTLVLTRQDLTQLPHNDVYEEVKKGAYVMLDQPNATVTLIATGSEVGLAMETANKLKEDGIIAKVVSMPSTNLFDQQEQSYKDKVIDKSTLRVSIEMGTTYGWSKYTGDDGLNIGIDIFGASAPANKVISEYGFTSEQIFNKIKKVIK, encoded by the coding sequence ATGATAAACAAAAATAACAACAACTTAAATGCTTTAAGAATTTTAGGAGTTTCAGCTATTAATAAAGCAAATTCAGGGCACCCTGGTATAGTTTTAGGTGCTGCTCCAGTTGTCTATACATTATTTAACAAGATAATGAAACATAACCCTAAAAATCCAAAATGATTTGATAGAGATAGATTCGTATTATCAGCAGGGCATGGAAGTGCATTGTTATATTCAGCATTACATTTAGCAGGGTATAATTTATCAATGGATGAAATCAAAAATTTTAGACAATGAAATAGTAAAACACCAGGTCACCCTGAATCTCATTTAACTGAAGGTGTTGATGTAACAACTGGACCTTTAGGACAAGGTGTTGCGATGGGTGTTGGATTAGCAATTGCTGAATCTCATACTGCTTCAGTTTACAATCAATCAGGAATTAATTTAGTCGATCACCATACATTTGTTTTATGTGGTGATGGAGACTTACAAGAAGGTGTAGCTCAAGAATCAATTAGTTTAGCTGGTAGATTAAAATTGAATAAATTAATTTTAATTCACGACTCAAATGACATTCAATTAGACGACAAAGTAGAAAAAGCTCAGAGTGAAAACATGCATGAGAGATTTAAAGCTGCTCAATGAAATACTTTAAAAGTAACTGATGGTGAAGACTTAGTTGCTATTGAAAAAGCAATTAATGATGCTAAATTATCAGAAAAGCCTACATATATCGAAGTTAAAACAATTATTGGTATTGGAGCTTCAAAACAAGGAACAAGTGCTGTGCACGGAGCTCCTATTGGTGCTGATATTGAAACTGTTAAAAATGTATTTGAATGAAAATATAATGATTTTGAAATACCTACAGAAGTTTATGCACACTGAAATGAAAATATTTCAAAAAACTTATCTATTGAAGAAAAATGAAATCAAGAATTAGATAAATTGAAAGTTGTAAATCGTGAATTATGAAAACAATTCACAGATGCTATTAACAAAGAAATTAATTTTGATTTTGAAGCATTAAAAGGTAAAACTCCAGAAAAAGCAGAAGCTACTAGAGTTAGTTCAGGAAATATTTGAGATAGCATAAATGCTCAAGTTAAATTCTTAATTGGAGGATCAGCTGATTTAGTTTCATCAACAAGAATTAAAGGTGCTGATGGTCAATTTGACGTTGATAATAGAAGTGGAAGAAACATTCTTTATGGTGTTAGAGAATTTGCAATGGGAGCAATCAACAATGGTATTCACCAACATGGAGGGCTAATTCCATTCTCAAGTGGATTCTTTGTATTCTCAGATTACATGAAACCAGCAATGCGTTTATCATCAATTATGAATACTCAACAATTATTTATCTTTACTCACGATTCAGTTGCAGTTGGAGAAGATGGTCCAACTCATCAACCAATCGAACAACTAGCAATGATTAGAAGTATTCCAAATCATATTACATTTAGACCAGCTGATTATGCTGAAACATTAGCATCATACAAAATAGCATTACAAGATTTAAAAAGCTGTCCATCAACTTTAGTTTTAACTAGACAAGATTTAACTCAATTACCTCATAATGATGTTTATGAAGAAGTTAAAAAAGGAGCTTATGTAATGCTAGACCAACCAAATGCAACAGTAACACTAATTGCAACTGGTAGTGAAGTTGGATTAGCAATGGAAACAGCTAACAAATTAAAAGAAGATGGCATTATTGCTAAAGTAGTTTCAATGCCATCAACAAACTTATTTGATCAACAAGAACAATCATACAAAGACAAAGTTATTGATAAATCAACATTAAGAGTTTCAATTGAAATGGGGACAACTTATGGATGAAGTAAATATACAGGTGATGATGGATTAAACATTGGAATCGATATTTTTGGAGCAAGTGCACCAGCTAATAAAGTAATTAGTGAATATGGATTTACAAGTGAACAAATTTTTAATAAAATTAAAAAGGTTATAAAGTAA
- a CDS encoding DUF896 domain-containing protein, giving the protein MSELKELTMPEVIKEINRLAKIKKERELNAKESAYREELKVLYLKYFRSGFEQQLKNTKVIDANGNDVTPSKLKKEGEKHDKQK; this is encoded by the coding sequence ATGAGTGAATTAAAAGAATTAACTATGCCAGAAGTTATAAAAGAAATAAACCGTTTGGCAAAGATCAAAAAAGAGCGTGAGTTAAATGCAAAAGAAAGTGCTTATAGAGAAGAACTAAAAGTGCTTTACTTAAAATACTTTAGAAGTGGTTTTGAGCAACAACTAAAAAATACAAAAGTAATTGATGCAAATGGAAATGACGTTACACCAAGTAAACTAAAAAAAGAAGGAGAGAAACATGATAAACAAAAATAA
- the yqeH gene encoding ribosome biogenesis GTPase YqeH, protein MSKCIGCGILKQNSDQNKPGYVIKPENEYCLRCFKIKNYNELINQEINAEQFILKLKTLIQNERPKDIEFFYIIDIFDLEGSRVKEIEAAIKKYPVTIVVNKIDLLPKAVKLAKIRRYITDLFAKSDLFDANIILNTSFKNNFTNSLLNKIKKTKTKKYFIGSSNVGKSSIINSLLKANNLIPQIVESKYFNTTLDFIQIKLSSDDIIFDTPGIARSNSTANLLNKEDWKYIYFNKEVAQNTFQLKPGNTIFYAGIAWVDFEWIEEEINSFHFFNNKEVKLHRTNIKNAFDYYNRNKENIVPYNFNTKFIKREFIFNEKDINKEFEISISGLGWFNFKVKNSMKITINIPTDNVEVETTLRKPLV, encoded by the coding sequence ATGAGCAAGTGTATAGGTTGTGGAATTTTAAAACAAAATAGTGATCAAAACAAGCCCGGTTATGTTATTAAACCTGAAAATGAATACTGTTTGAGATGTTTTAAAATTAAAAATTACAATGAGTTAATTAATCAAGAAATAAATGCTGAACAATTTATTTTAAAATTAAAAACTTTAATTCAAAATGAAAGACCAAAAGACATTGAATTTTTCTATATTATTGATATTTTTGACTTAGAAGGAAGCAGAGTAAAAGAAATTGAAGCAGCTATTAAAAAATACCCTGTGACAATTGTTGTTAATAAAATAGATTTACTTCCAAAAGCAGTTAAGCTAGCCAAAATAAGAAGATATATAACTGATCTATTTGCAAAAAGCGATTTATTTGATGCAAATATTATATTGAACACTAGTTTTAAAAACAACTTTACAAATAGTTTATTAAACAAAATTAAAAAAACTAAAACTAAAAAATATTTTATAGGTAGTTCAAACGTTGGTAAGTCATCAATTATTAATTCTTTGTTAAAAGCAAATAATTTGATCCCACAAATTGTTGAATCAAAATACTTTAATACAACACTAGATTTTATTCAAATTAAATTATCAAGTGATGACATAATATTTGATACTCCAGGAATAGCTAGAAGTAATTCAACAGCAAATTTATTAAATAAAGAAGATTGAAAATACATTTATTTTAATAAAGAGGTTGCCCAAAATACATTCCAATTAAAACCTGGCAATACTATTTTTTATGCAGGAATAGCTTGAGTTGATTTTGAATGAATAGAGGAAGAAATTAATAGTTTTCATTTCTTTAATAATAAGGAAGTTAAATTACACAGAACAAATATAAAAAATGCATTTGATTACTACAATAGAAATAAGGAAAATATAGTTCCGTATAACTTTAATACAAAGTTTATAAAAAGAGAGTTTATTTTTAATGAAAAAGATATTAATAAAGAATTTGAAATATCTATTTCAGGATTAGGATGATTTAATTTTAAAGTAAAAAATTCTATGAAAATAACAATAAATATTCCAACTGACAATGTTGAAGTTGAAACAACATTAAGAAAACCATTGGTTTAG
- a CDS encoding valine--tRNA ligase, with the protein MKKELETKYSYEIVEKNRYDWWIQNEYFKANPDSKKPKFSIVLPPPNVTGKLHIGHAWDGSLQDAIIRFKKLNGFDVLYLPGMDHAGISTQVKVEAKLREQGISRFELGREKFLEQAWKWKHEYASIIRQQWAKLGLAFDYSMEKFTLDEDINKIVTEIFVDFYNKGLIYKGKRIVNWDPIQKTAISNVEVIYKEVEGFMYHFKYMIEGTNEFLSVATTRPETMFADQCLVVNPKDERYKSFIGKNAINPVNKQAIPIIADDYVELEFGTGVMKCTPAHDLNDFEIAVRHNLAKPICMNENGTINEMGGSEYEGLDRFDARTKIIENLTKANTFIKAEPMIHQVGFSERSNAVVEPYLSDQWFVKMDSFADMILKLQESDKHIKFFPERFDQVLKKWMENIHDWTISRQLWWGHRIPAWYHKDDKTKIYVGITAPADAENWIQDEDVLDTWFSSGLWPFATLMRGKGFESKYFKEYLPNGVLVTGHDIIFSWVSRMIFQTIEYTGQIPFNDVLIHGLVRDENGTKMSKSLGNGIDPMDVIANNGSDSLRFSLLTNSTPGQDIRYSDAKVKSAWNFINKLWNASRYVLMNLEENFKFWTEEEILNSTALNETDKWVLSEFSKVSKQVNYLIDKYEFAIAGKMLYDFVWNTYCSWYIEFAKVNLNNSETKEATQQTIVYLLKNILIMLHPYLPFVTEHIYKTLDMKNSILEETWFDKEFIFETDYINVVIELINSIREFRATNNIKNSVVLNWNATNGNLDIISKYTKEINNFLNEFVNANLTIDEDISVETTSLPVLDFFIEIPNDDFIDKEKMLEELVNKQKELQNEISRSERMLNNENFISKAAPSKIKEEKEKYELYKQQLELIEEKLSKM; encoded by the coding sequence ATGAAAAAAGAATTAGAAACTAAGTATAGTTATGAAATAGTTGAAAAGAATAGATATGATTGATGAATTCAAAATGAATATTTCAAAGCTAACCCAGATTCTAAAAAACCAAAATTTTCTATTGTTTTACCTCCACCTAATGTAACAGGTAAACTACACATTGGTCATGCATGAGATGGAAGTTTGCAAGACGCAATTATTAGATTTAAAAAATTAAATGGATTTGATGTATTATATTTACCAGGAATGGATCATGCTGGAATTAGCACTCAAGTTAAAGTTGAAGCTAAACTAAGAGAACAAGGGATAAGCCGTTTTGAATTAGGAAGGGAAAAATTCTTAGAGCAAGCATGAAAATGAAAACATGAATATGCATCAATTATTAGACAACAATGAGCTAAACTAGGTTTAGCATTTGATTACAGCATGGAAAAATTCACATTAGATGAAGACATTAATAAAATTGTTACTGAAATATTTGTGGACTTTTACAATAAAGGTTTAATTTACAAAGGAAAAAGAATTGTTAACTGAGATCCAATTCAAAAAACTGCAATTTCAAATGTAGAAGTTATTTATAAAGAAGTTGAAGGATTTATGTATCACTTTAAATACATGATTGAAGGAACTAATGAATTTTTAAGTGTTGCTACAACAAGACCAGAAACTATGTTTGCTGATCAATGTTTAGTAGTTAATCCAAAAGATGAAAGATACAAATCATTTATTGGTAAAAATGCTATTAACCCAGTTAATAAACAAGCTATTCCAATTATTGCTGATGATTATGTAGAATTAGAATTTGGAACTGGAGTTATGAAATGCACTCCAGCACATGATTTAAATGACTTTGAAATAGCTGTTCGTCATAATCTAGCAAAACCTATTTGTATGAATGAAAATGGAACAATAAATGAAATGGGTGGAAGTGAATATGAAGGATTAGATCGTTTTGATGCTAGAACTAAAATCATTGAAAATCTGACAAAAGCAAATACTTTCATAAAAGCTGAACCTATGATTCACCAAGTTGGTTTTAGCGAAAGAAGTAATGCTGTTGTTGAACCTTATTTAAGCGATCAATGATTTGTGAAAATGGATAGTTTTGCTGATATGATTTTAAAACTTCAAGAAAGTGATAAACATATTAAATTCTTCCCTGAACGTTTTGATCAAGTGTTAAAAAAATGAATGGAAAACATTCATGATTGAACTATTTCAAGACAATTATGATGAGGACATAGAATTCCAGCTTGATATCACAAAGATGATAAAACAAAAATTTATGTTGGAATAACAGCACCAGCAGATGCTGAAAATTGAATTCAAGATGAAGACGTTTTAGATACATGATTCTCATCAGGTTTATGACCATTTGCTACATTAATGCGTGGTAAAGGTTTTGAATCAAAATACTTTAAAGAATACTTACCTAATGGTGTATTAGTAACAGGACATGATATTATTTTTTCTTGAGTTTCAAGAATGATATTCCAAACAATTGAATATACAGGGCAAATACCATTTAATGATGTTCTAATTCATGGTTTAGTGAGAGACGAAAATGGAACTAAAATGAGTAAATCATTAGGGAATGGAATTGATCCAATGGATGTCATTGCTAATAACGGTTCAGATTCATTGAGATTTTCATTATTAACCAATTCTACTCCAGGGCAAGATATCAGATATAGTGATGCTAAAGTTAAATCAGCTTGAAACTTTATTAACAAATTATGAAATGCTTCAAGATACGTTTTAATGAATTTAGAAGAAAACTTCAAATTTTGAACTGAAGAAGAAATTCTAAATTCAACGGCACTAAATGAAACTGATAAATGGGTTCTATCTGAATTTAGTAAAGTTTCAAAACAAGTTAATTATTTAATAGATAAATATGAATTTGCTATTGCTGGAAAAATGCTATATGATTTTGTTTGAAATACATACTGTAGTTGATACATTGAATTTGCAAAAGTAAATTTAAACAATTCAGAAACAAAAGAAGCAACTCAACAAACAATAGTTTATTTATTAAAGAATATTTTAATTATGTTACATCCATATCTTCCATTTGTAACTGAACATATTTACAAAACATTAGATATGAAAAATTCTATTTTAGAAGAAACATGATTTGATAAAGAATTTATTTTTGAAACAGATTATATTAATGTAGTCATTGAATTAATTAATTCAATAAGAGAATTTAGAGCAACAAACAATATTAAAAACAGCGTTGTTTTAAATTGAAATGCAACTAATGGTAATTTAGATATCATAAGTAAATATACTAAAGAAATTAATAACTTCTTAAATGAATTTGTTAATGCAAATTTAACAATTGATGAAGACATATCAGTTGAAACAACAAGCTTACCAGTTCTTGACTTCTTTATTGAAATTCCTAATGATGATTTCATTGATAAAGAAAAAATGTTAGAGGAATTAGTTAACAAGCAAAAAGAACTTCAGAATGAAATATCTAGATCAGAAAGAATGCTGAATAATGAAAATTTCATTTCTAAAGCAGCTCCTTCAAAAATTAAAGAAGAGAAAGAAAAATACGAATTATATAAACAACAATTAGAACTTATTGAAGAAAAGTTGAGTAAAATGTAA
- a CDS encoding cation-translocating P-type ATPase, translated as MDSWESSQIKEIENKLDTDIRAGLTEEEAAKRLLENGKNELPTGKVTPWWVTFLHAFIEPLQLILMFAAVISVIAPLISSPGQKIGFHEFIDFVVIMLIVIVDAVLETVQTVKARKSVDALKSLSKPKAIVLRENNQKEIDASDLVIGDIVVLEAGKYVPAELRIVQSADFMIDEAILTGESVPVEKTHKAIKETTILAEKTNIAFMSTFTTAGRAVGIVIGTGLNTEIGKISEAIDKNEESETPLEKKISKFGYVISCVAGFVGILVFLLLSFVGGFEAWASYLMVAITLAIGIIPESLAAVISITLSFSTKRMAKNNVIVKKLASVETLGSVNVICTDKTGTLTQNKMTVKKVIDNNRIIDANEYLDLDKNIQKELLLKALVLPNDSITEGTERIGDPTELALVDFAELMGVDELVYRKKFERIDEIPFDSERKLMSTLNTVNKKSVAFTKGAIDQLLSICDYIMIENEVIKLTESHKNEIMRASTNLSDDALRVLAFAYKEVKNGKLEEKGLTFIGAVAMIDPVRKEAVQAIEEAHAAGIEVCMITGDHAITALAIARDLGLAYESKQVISSDKLDTMSDEELEEVIDNIRVFARVNPEHKVKIVATLQKKGYIVSMTGDGVNDAPSLSKADIGVAMGITGTDVAKQASDVILTDDNFATIMTGVNEGRNVYQKIKRAITLLMGFNLANVLSILIISLIFKISPLEATNILYINLIVESCLAIAIGMGPLDNTLMKLKPQVGKNGLLKGLIIPIIKIGMLSALCSIGSFFIGMMATDVNAWNNVFNSGEYIGKINLDSNNWLEQIHAIMNSSLSAIDRNKLLDEYIVFGRTAMFITIVMSPLFFAHLIKISNWKASKKIRLQVSKPLIYASLIALVLSIGVITIPGLNDSILGLVGYSKETSKWTSDNIWIMFVAFAISIVPFLLILMIDAIVFYSYHLSVGNWQKNQILIAEMINQDVKEQNKKRKK; from the coding sequence ATGGATAGTTGAGAGAGTAGTCAGATAAAAGAAATTGAAAATAAGTTAGATACTGATATAAGAGCAGGTTTAACAGAAGAAGAAGCTGCAAAGAGACTTTTAGAAAATGGTAAAAATGAGTTGCCAACTGGAAAAGTTACTCCTTGATGAGTTACTTTCTTGCATGCGTTTATTGAACCATTACAACTAATATTAATGTTTGCTGCTGTTATATCAGTTATAGCCCCATTAATTTCATCACCTGGCCAAAAAATAGGCTTTCATGAGTTTATTGACTTTGTAGTTATTATGCTTATTGTTATTGTTGATGCTGTTTTAGAAACAGTGCAAACAGTTAAAGCAAGAAAAAGTGTAGATGCTTTAAAATCACTTTCTAAACCAAAAGCGATTGTTTTAAGAGAAAATAATCAAAAAGAAATTGATGCTTCTGATTTAGTAATTGGAGATATTGTAGTCCTTGAGGCTGGAAAATATGTGCCTGCTGAATTAAGAATTGTTCAATCAGCTGATTTCATGATTGATGAAGCAATTTTAACTGGTGAGTCTGTGCCTGTTGAAAAAACTCATAAAGCAATTAAAGAAACTACAATATTAGCTGAAAAAACAAATATTGCTTTCATGTCAACATTTACAACTGCAGGTAGAGCTGTTGGAATTGTTATTGGAACAGGATTAAACACTGAAATTGGAAAAATTTCAGAAGCAATTGACAAAAATGAAGAGAGTGAAACTCCACTTGAGAAAAAAATTAGCAAATTTGGATATGTAATTAGTTGTGTTGCTGGTTTCGTTGGTATTCTTGTATTTTTATTATTATCATTTGTTGGTGGTTTTGAAGCTTGAGCAAGTTATTTAATGGTTGCTATTACTTTAGCAATTGGAATTATCCCTGAATCTTTAGCTGCTGTAATTTCTATAACATTAAGTTTTTCAACAAAAAGAATGGCTAAAAATAACGTTATAGTTAAAAAATTAGCTAGTGTTGAGACTTTAGGATCAGTTAATGTTATTTGTACAGATAAAACTGGTACTTTAACTCAAAATAAAATGACTGTTAAAAAAGTTATTGATAACAATAGAATAATAGATGCTAATGAATATTTAGATTTAGATAAAAACATTCAAAAAGAGTTATTGTTAAAAGCATTGGTTTTACCTAATGATAGTATTACTGAAGGAACTGAAAGAATTGGTGACCCAACTGAATTAGCATTAGTTGATTTTGCTGAATTAATGGGTGTTGATGAATTAGTTTATCGTAAAAAATTCGAAAGAATTGATGAAATACCTTTTGATAGCGAAAGAAAATTAATGAGTACATTAAATACTGTTAATAAAAAATCAGTAGCATTTACTAAAGGTGCTATTGATCAATTATTAAGTATTTGTGATTATATAATGATTGAAAACGAAGTTATTAAACTGACTGAATCACATAAAAACGAAATTATGCGTGCAAGTACCAATTTAAGTGATGATGCCTTAAGAGTTTTAGCTTTTGCATACAAAGAAGTGAAAAATGGAAAACTTGAAGAAAAAGGACTTACTTTTATTGGAGCTGTCGCTATGATTGACCCAGTTAGAAAAGAAGCTGTTCAAGCTATTGAAGAAGCTCATGCTGCTGGAATTGAAGTATGTATGATTACAGGTGATCATGCCATTACTGCTTTAGCTATTGCCAGAGATTTAGGACTAGCATATGAATCTAAACAAGTTATCTCATCAGATAAGTTAGATACAATGTCTGATGAAGAATTAGAAGAAGTTATTGATAATATTAGAGTATTTGCTCGTGTTAACCCAGAACATAAAGTTAAGATTGTTGCTACATTACAAAAAAAAGGATACATTGTCTCAATGACAGGTGATGGAGTAAATGATGCACCAAGTTTAAGTAAAGCTGATATAGGGGTTGCTATGGGTATCACTGGTACTGATGTGGCTAAACAAGCCAGTGATGTTATTTTAACTGATGATAACTTTGCAACTATTATGACTGGAGTTAATGAAGGAAGAAATGTTTATCAAAAAATTAAACGTGCAATAACTTTATTAATGGGTTTCAACTTAGCAAATGTTTTATCAATTTTAATTATTTCTTTAATATTTAAAATATCACCATTAGAAGCAACAAACATTTTATATATTAACTTAATTGTAGAATCATGTTTAGCTATTGCTATTGGAATGGGTCCTTTAGATAACACTCTAATGAAACTTAAACCACAAGTTGGTAAGAATGGGTTATTAAAAGGATTAATAATTCCTATTATTAAAATTGGAATGCTATCTGCATTATGTTCAATTGGCTCATTCTTTATTGGAATGATGGCTACAGATGTTAATGCTTGAAACAATGTATTTAATTCAGGTGAATATATTGGAAAAATAAATTTAGATTCAAATAACTGACTAGAACAAATTCATGCAATTATGAATAGTAGTTTATCAGCTATTGATAGAAATAAATTATTAGATGAATATATTGTATTTGGAAGAACAGCAATGTTTATAACAATAGTTATGTCGCCTTTATTCTTTGCGCATTTAATCAAAATATCGAATTGAAAAGCATCTAAAAAAATTAGATTACAAGTTTCTAAGCCATTAATTTATGCATCGTTAATTGCATTAGTTTTATCAATTGGAGTTATAACAATTCCTGGATTGAATGATAGTATTTTAGGATTGGTAGGATATTCAAAAGAAACATCAAAATGAACAAGTGATAATATTTGAATTATGTTTGTAGCATTTGCAATTTCAATTGTTCCATTCTTATTAATCTTAATGATAGATGCTATTGTATTTTACTCATATCATTTATCAGTTGGTAATTGACAAAAAAATCAAATATTAATAGCTGAAATGATTAATCAAGATGTAAAAGAACAAAATAAAAAACGTAAAAAATAA
- the yihA gene encoding ribosome biogenesis GTP-binding protein YihA/YsxC — translation MFKQSEFIKSAANKSGWIEDTTPEVCFVGRSNVGKSSFINTLANKKKLAKVANTPGKTRLLNFFDINNGSFRLVDAPGYGYAKISNSMKVEFGIMMEDYLTSRENLKLVCMLVDLRHKPTNDDIQMYDFLKANNITVLMIGTKLDKLKRNEIAKNEKLIKETLEFDQNDVFIKVSNLDKINIKESYDALIRLIEVENG, via the coding sequence ATGTTTAAACAAAGTGAATTTATAAAATCTGCAGCAAATAAGTCTGGATGAATTGAAGATACTACGCCAGAAGTTTGTTTTGTGGGAAGAAGTAATGTAGGTAAATCTAGTTTTATTAATACATTAGCAAATAAGAAAAAATTAGCAAAAGTTGCTAATACACCAGGTAAAACAAGATTATTAAATTTTTTTGATATAAATAATGGTAGTTTTAGACTTGTTGATGCTCCTGGTTATGGATATGCTAAAATATCTAACTCGATGAAAGTTGAGTTTGGTATTATGATGGAAGATTATTTAACATCAAGAGAAAACTTAAAACTAGTTTGTATGTTAGTTGATTTAAGACACAAACCAACAAATGATGACATTCAAATGTATGATTTTTTAAAGGCAAACAATATAACAGTTTTAATGATTGGAACTAAGTTAGACAAATTAAAAAGAAATGAAATTGCAAAAAATGAAAAATTAATAAAAGAAACTTTAGAGTTTGATCAAAATGATGTATTTATTAAAGTTTCAAATTTAGATAAAATAAATATTAAAGAAAGCTATGATGCTTTAATTAGATTAATAGAGGTAGAAAATGGATAG
- a CDS encoding short chain dehydrogenase produces MKILVLGGCGTLGSAIVSQLKEKNRSYEIITAGRKTGDVHVDMTSKESIEAMFAKIGNVDHIVNAAGSAEMKPIEDLTQDDLKFSINSKLLGQVNMVLIGSKYLNEKGSISLIAGVIKDELIKMGTMYALTNGAVAAFARAAAFDIKKNIRINCISPSVLDESMVEYAEYFKGVKSVPAAKAAKAFIDVIESDVNGQEIKVY; encoded by the coding sequence ATGAAAATATTAGTTTTAGGTGGTTGTGGAACTTTGGGTTCAGCCATTGTTAGTCAATTAAAAGAAAAAAATAGATCTTATGAAATAATCACAGCTGGAAGAAAAACAGGTGATGTTCATGTAGATATGACTTCAAAAGAAAGTATTGAAGCTATGTTTGCAAAAATAGGTAATGTGGATCACATAGTTAATGCTGCTGGTTCAGCTGAAATGAAACCAATAGAGGATTTAACTCAAGATGATTTAAAATTCTCAATAAATAGTAAATTATTAGGTCAAGTTAACATGGTATTAATTGGAAGCAAATATTTAAACGAAAAAGGAAGTATTTCTTTAATTGCTGGTGTAATTAAAGATGAACTAATTAAAATGGGAACAATGTATGCTTTAACTAATGGTGCTGTTGCAGCTTTTGCAAGAGCTGCTGCATTTGATATTAAAAAAAATATCAGAATTAACTGTATTAGTCCAAGTGTACTTGATGAATCAATGGTTGAATATGCTGAATATTTTAAAGGTGTAAAATCAGTACCAGCAGCAAAAGCTGCAAAAGCATTTATTGATGTTATTGAAAGCGATGTTAATGGACAAGAAATAAAAGTTTATTAG
- the rpsU gene encoding 30S ribosomal protein S21, with translation MASIIVHEGESIEKALKRFQKVASSNKAEARKREYHLSKKEKRIYKQKQNRKYK, from the coding sequence ATGGCAAGTATTATCGTACATGAGGGAGAATCAATTGAAAAAGCTCTTAAACGATTTCAAAAAGTAGCATCATCTAATAAAGCTGAAGCTAGAAAACGTGAATATCACCTAAGTAAAAAAGAAAAAAGAATTTACAAACAAAAACAAAACCGTAAATACAAATAA